In the bacterium genome, one interval contains:
- a CDS encoding aldo/keto reductase produces the protein MEYRYLGKSGLKVSALSFGSWVTFGDQMQVDQAQACMTAAYDAGVNFFDNAEAYAHGEAERIMGDVLRRAGWRREDLVLSTKIFWGGQGPNDRGLSRKHIFEGTEAALERLGTDYVDLLFCHRPDLHTPIGETVWAMHHLIQQGLALYWGTSEWSAAQIRQAYDFARREHLIPPTMEQPQYNMFHRHRVEAEYARLYDEIGLGTTVWSPLASGVLTGKYNDGLPDGSRFSLENYQWLRPRLDSPEGQARLAKVAQLMPVAEELGCTPSQLALAWCLSNDDVSTVITGASRVEQVTENMKALEVAADLTPELLERIETILDNRPQPELDWREN, from the coding sequence GCAAGTCGGGCCTGAAGGTCTCGGCGTTGAGCTTCGGGTCCTGGGTGACCTTCGGCGACCAGATGCAGGTCGATCAGGCGCAGGCGTGCATGACCGCCGCCTACGACGCGGGCGTGAACTTCTTCGACAACGCCGAAGCCTACGCCCACGGCGAGGCCGAGCGCATCATGGGCGACGTGCTGCGGCGCGCCGGCTGGCGCCGCGAGGACCTCGTGCTCTCGACCAAGATCTTCTGGGGAGGCCAGGGGCCCAACGACCGCGGCCTGTCGCGCAAGCACATCTTCGAGGGCACCGAAGCGGCCCTGGAGCGTCTGGGCACCGACTACGTCGACCTGCTCTTCTGCCACCGCCCCGACCTGCACACGCCCATCGGCGAGACCGTCTGGGCCATGCACCATCTCATCCAGCAGGGGCTGGCGCTGTACTGGGGCACCAGCGAGTGGAGCGCCGCGCAGATCCGCCAGGCGTACGACTTCGCCCGCCGCGAGCACCTGATCCCGCCGACGATGGAGCAGCCGCAATACAACATGTTCCATCGCCACCGCGTCGAGGCGGAGTACGCGCGGCTCTACGACGAGATCGGCCTGGGCACGACCGTCTGGTCGCCCCTGGCCAGCGGCGTCCTGACCGGCAAGTACAACGACGGCCTGCCCGACGGCTCGCGTTTCTCGCTGGAGAACTACCAGTGGCTGCGGCCGCGGCTGGACAGTCCCGAGGGCCAGGCCCGCCTGGCCAAGGTCGCGCAGCTGATGCCGGTGGCCGAGGAGCTTGGCTGCACCCCGTCGCAGCTGGCGCTGGCCTGGTGCCTGAGCAACGACGACGTGAGCACGGTGATCACCGGCGCGTCGCGTGTGGAGCAGGTGACCGAGAACATGAAGGCGCTCGAGGTGGCCGCCGACCTGACGCCGGAGCTGCTGGAGCGGATCGAGACGATCCTGGACAACCGGCCGCAGCCGGAGCTGGACTGGCGGGAGAACTGA